Proteins encoded in a region of the Natator depressus isolate rNatDep1 chromosome 25, rNatDep2.hap1, whole genome shotgun sequence genome:
- the LOC141977864 gene encoding bone morphogenetic protein 2-like, with product MLRLLLLLLLARLQSCNPRPPNVLPEEDSEDTRTEALRRLLEVFGIEDPPRSPHHIKQPPQYMVDLYNTVAGADGITKDPDILEGNTVRSFLDKTHSDEMHFLFILSSVAKNERILTAELHLFRLRTKAAEGPFYKRHHFCQVSVYQVLDKNKLDSFEGKKLLAARLIALQGSGWEVFGITQAVRDWMEEDSSNHGLLVTVRGLGSAPVDPSMVRFASGRDHHESKKPMLVLFTDDGRRGAALPISSLPDLSPKTPDLPAEPLAPEVSGARTARSLDRFLPCQRQLLSVDFEEIGWSGWIISPKSYNAYHCKGSCPFPLGENMRPTNHATVQSIINALKLSQDVSSPCCVPDKLFSINLLYFDDDENVVLKQYDDMVAGSCGCH from the exons ATGCTGAGactcctgttgctgctgcttcttgccAGGCTGCAAAGCTGCAATCCCAGACCCCCCAATGTCCTTCCAGAGGAGGATTCAGAAGACACGAGAACAGAGGCTCTTAGGAGGCTTTTGGAAGTATTTGGCATAGAAGACCCTCCCCGCTCTCCCCATCATATCAAGCAGCCTCCCCAGTACATGGTGGACCTGTACAACACGGTAGCAGGAGCTGATGGCATCACCAAAGACCCTGACATCCTGGAGGGAAACACCGTCCGCAGCTTCTTGGATAAAA CTCACAGTGATGAGATGCATTTCCTGTTCATCTTATCGAGTGTGGCTAAGAACGAGAGGATCCTGACAGCAGAGCTGCATCTCTTCAGACTGCGGACTAAGGCGGCTGAGGGACCTTTCTACAAGAGACATCACTTCTGCCAG GTGAGTGTCTATCAAGTCCTGGACAAGAACAAACTGGATTCCTTTGAAGGGAAGAAGCTGCTAGCAGCCAGACTTATCgctttgcagggctctggctgggaggtgtTTGGCATCACACAAGCT GTTCGTGACTGGATGGAAGAGGACAGCAGTAACCACGGCCTGCTGGTGACTGTCCGCGGCTTGGGGAGTGCTCCAGTGGATCCCAGCATGGTGCGATTTGCATCAGGAAGAGATCACCATGAAAGCAAGAAGCCCATGCTGGTTCTGTTCACTGATGACGGGAGACGAGGAGCTGCTCTGCCCATCAGCAGCCTCCCAG ATTTGAGCCCTAAGACTCCAGACCTCCCGGCTGAGCCGCTCGCACCAGAAGTGAGTGGGGCGCGGACTGCCCGCTCGCTGGATCGGTTCCTGCCATGCCAGAGACAACTCCTATCTGTGGACTTTGAGGAAATCGGCTGGTCAGGATGGATAATCTCCCCGAAAAGCTACAACGCATATCACTGTAAAGGatcctgtcccttccccctgggcGAGAACATGAGACCAACGAACCACGCCACAGTGCAGTCCATCATCAACGCCCTCAAACTGAGCCAGGacgtcagcagcccctgctgtgtCCCAGACAAACTCTTCTCCATCAACCTCCTCTACTTTGATGATGATGAGAATGTTGTCCTTAAACAATATGATgacatggtggctgggagctgtggctgcCACTGA